In a genomic window of Acidobacteriota bacterium:
- a CDS encoding valine--tRNA ligase, producing MKKHFDPSSYEQKWQRHWSQEGFFRATTDPDKPSFCIMIPPPNVTGKLHIGHALQSALEDALVRWRRMQGYNALWLPGTDHAGIATQLMVERKLESEGSSRLEIGRERFLEETWAWKKDYHGNIRHQLDQLGASCDWTRERFTLDEQLSEAVKEAFVRLYDEGLIYRGEYIVNWSPVLQTAISDLEVEMKQVQGKLYHVAYPVEGSDERIVVATTRPETMLGDSGIAMHPEDERYGHLQGQAAILPLVGRRLPFVCDEVVDRDFGTGLVKVTPFHDPNDFEMGQRHDLESIQVIGRDGRMTEEAGEDFAGMDRFEARKAVVQRLEEEGFLVKVEPHLHNVGHSQRGGEPVEPMVSTQWFCDVSSMAQKALEAVEKGDLRLIPDSWDKTWAHWLENIRPWCISRQLWWGHRVPAWYTADGEVVVARDREAAVAQAGTDELTRDDDVLDTWFSSALWPFSTLGWPEETVDFKTFYPTDVLITGYDILFFWVARMVMSGLHFTGELPFSAVHLTGLVRDADGQKMSKTRGNTVDPLDLVEEHGADALRFTLCALDVPGRDIPLDHERIAGYRAFGNKIWNATRFALSRVGDAKVQSELDVAELEEPERWILSRLSTTAEEVSQKLETFRFDEACNRIYHFFWHELCDWYLELCKPSLSGDAVRPQVGDVVLTALDRSLRLLHPLMPFLTEELWQRLPGHEAIHPDTIVLAPYPKAEEGWQDAAAEQRMELLIELITRVRSVRQELNLPASAEVHLYLRTEDGELDAFLERQRPLLAFLGRLAAIDHGEAPEGASRDLVGGVEMALVAERQPMGEAERQRLQKEAEQVAGQIRGAEARLSNEQFLAKAPDHVVEGNRKQLAELKERHQHLLASLEEG from the coding sequence ATGAAAAAGCATTTCGATCCCTCCTCCTACGAGCAGAAATGGCAGCGCCACTGGTCCCAGGAGGGCTTCTTCCGGGCGACGACGGACCCGGACAAGCCGAGCTTCTGCATCATGATTCCGCCACCCAACGTCACCGGCAAGCTGCACATCGGCCACGCTCTGCAGTCGGCGTTGGAGGACGCCCTGGTGCGCTGGCGGCGGATGCAGGGATACAACGCCCTGTGGCTGCCGGGCACCGACCACGCCGGCATCGCCACCCAGCTGATGGTGGAGCGCAAGCTGGAATCGGAGGGCAGTAGCCGGCTGGAAATCGGCCGCGAGCGCTTCCTGGAGGAGACCTGGGCGTGGAAGAAGGACTACCACGGCAATATCCGCCACCAGCTGGATCAGCTGGGAGCCAGCTGTGATTGGACCCGCGAGCGTTTCACCCTCGACGAGCAGCTGTCGGAGGCGGTGAAGGAAGCCTTCGTGCGGCTCTACGACGAAGGACTGATCTACCGCGGCGAGTACATCGTCAATTGGTCGCCGGTGCTGCAAACCGCCATCTCCGACCTCGAGGTGGAGATGAAGCAGGTGCAGGGCAAGCTCTACCACGTGGCCTATCCGGTGGAGGGTAGCGACGAGCGCATCGTGGTGGCCACCACGCGCCCCGAGACCATGTTGGGGGACTCCGGCATCGCGATGCACCCGGAGGACGAGCGCTATGGCCACCTCCAGGGCCAGGCCGCCATCCTGCCCTTGGTGGGACGCCGGCTGCCCTTCGTCTGCGACGAGGTGGTCGATCGGGACTTCGGTACCGGCCTGGTCAAGGTCACCCCCTTCCACGATCCCAACGACTTCGAGATGGGCCAGCGCCACGACCTGGAGAGCATCCAGGTCATCGGCCGCGACGGCCGCATGACCGAGGAGGCGGGGGAGGACTTCGCCGGCATGGACCGCTTCGAGGCCCGCAAGGCGGTGGTGCAGCGGCTGGAGGAAGAGGGCTTCCTGGTCAAGGTGGAGCCCCACCTGCACAACGTCGGCCACAGCCAGCGAGGCGGCGAGCCGGTGGAACCCATGGTCTCCACCCAATGGTTCTGCGATGTCTCGAGCATGGCGCAGAAGGCCCTGGAGGCGGTGGAGAAGGGGGACCTGCGGCTGATCCCCGACAGCTGGGACAAGACCTGGGCCCACTGGCTGGAGAATATTCGCCCCTGGTGCATCTCCCGCCAGCTGTGGTGGGGCCATCGGGTTCCGGCCTGGTACACGGCGGACGGCGAGGTGGTGGTGGCCCGGGATCGGGAGGCGGCGGTGGCCCAGGCGGGCACCGACGAGCTGACCCGGGACGACGACGTCCTGGACACCTGGTTCTCCTCCGCCCTGTGGCCGTTTTCCACCCTCGGCTGGCCGGAAGAGACGGTGGATTTCAAGACCTTCTATCCCACCGACGTGCTGATCACCGGCTACGACATCCTCTTCTTCTGGGTCGCCCGCATGGTGATGAGCGGTCTGCACTTCACCGGCGAGCTGCCGTTCTCGGCGGTGCATCTCACCGGCCTGGTGCGCGACGCCGACGGCCAGAAAATGTCCAAGACCCGGGGCAATACCGTCGATCCTCTGGACCTGGTGGAGGAGCACGGTGCCGATGCCCTTCGGTTCACCCTCTGCGCCCTCGACGTGCCGGGGCGGGATATTCCCCTGGATCACGAGCGCATCGCCGGCTACCGCGCCTTCGGCAACAAGATCTGGAACGCCACCCGCTTCGCCCTGTCGCGGGTGGGGGACGCGAAGGTGCAGTCGGAGCTCGACGTGGCGGAGCTGGAGGAGCCGGAACGCTGGATTCTGAGCCGCCTGTCCACCACCGCCGAGGAGGTGTCCCAGAAGCTCGAGACGTTCCGCTTCGACGAGGCCTGCAACCGCATCTACCACTTCTTCTGGCACGAGCTCTGCGATTGGTACCTGGAGCTGTGCAAGCCGTCCCTGAGCGGAGACGCGGTGCGTCCGCAGGTGGGGGACGTGGTGCTGACGGCGCTGGACCGCAGTCTGCGCCTGCTCCATCCCCTCATGCCCTTCCTCACCGAGGAATTGTGGCAGCGGCTCCCCGGCCACGAGGCCATCCATCCCGACACCATCGTTCTGGCCCCTTACCCGAAAGCGGAGGAGGGCTGGCAGGACGCCGCCGCCGAGCAGCGCATGGAGCTGCTCATCGAGCTCATCACCCGGGTGCGTTCGGTGCGCCAGGAGCTCAACCTGCCGGCGTCGGCGGAGGTGCATCTCTATCTGCGCACGGAGGATGGGGAGCTCGACGCCTTCCTCGAACGCCAGCGCCCGCTGCTGGCCTTCCTCGGCCGTCTCGCCGCCATCGACCATGGGGAAGCTCCGGAAGGTGCCAGCCGCGATCTCGTGGGCGGCGTCGAGATGGCCCTGGTGGCCGAGCGTCAGCCC